The following are from one region of the Terriglobia bacterium genome:
- a CDS encoding DUF3297 family protein — translation MNETLPDRLSIDPKSPYYNEELITRGVGIRFNGTEKTTVEEYCVSEGWIRVSAGRGRDRHGRPLTMKLRGKVEPYLEEKPVESTAPENPAG, via the coding sequence ATGAACGAAACCTTACCCGACCGCCTGTCCATAGATCCCAAGAGTCCTTATTACAACGAGGAACTGATCACGCGCGGAGTCGGCATCCGATTTAATGGAACCGAGAAGACGACCGTCGAGGAATATTGCGTCAGCGAAGGCTGGATCCGCGTCAGCGCCGGCCGCGGCCGCGACCGGCACGGCCGGCCGCTGACGATGAAGCTGCGAGGGAAGGTCGAGCCATACCTGGAAGAAAAGCCGGTGGAAAGTACCGCCCCGGAAAATCCTGCAGGTTGA